The window TGGTACGTGTTGGACAGCACGATCTTCGCGTTCATCGCGCGCAGGTCGGCCGGATCCAGCGCCTTCACGGACGCCTGCGTCCCCACCGGCATGAACGCCGGCGTCGGCACATCCCCATGCGCCGTATGCAGCACCCCCGCCCGCGCCGCCCCATCAGTTTTCACTACCGTCAAAATTCCCATTTCTCCACTGCCTGGCCGACTGCTGACTGCCGACTGCTAACTGCCAAGAACCCCGTCCCACACCAGCCGCACCCCAATAACCACAAGAATCACGATGAGCGTCCGCACCAGCCACTTCGCGCTCATTCGGCTCGCAACCCGCGCGCCTAGCTGGCTGCCAACCAGCAGCCCCGGCGCCGTCCACAGGAAGGCAGGGTACCACTCCACGTGGCCTAGCGCCGCATTCACGCCGAACCCGATCGCCGATGTCACCGCCAGCACGAAGACCGAAGTCGCGACCGCCACGACCACCGGGAAGCCCAGCATCGACACCATCAGCGGCGTCCGCATGAACCCGCCGCCCGTGCCGGTGAAAGAGGAGATAAAGCCGACAACGAAGTTGAGCGCCATGCCCAGCTTCTCATTGAAACTGTAGCGGTACTCCTTGCCGTCTTTTGCCACGATGTGCCGCGCGCCGCCGCTGCTGTCGCCCGCCGCAAGCCCCCCGTCCGGCCGCGTCACCTTCCCTCCGCGTTGCTTGAGGACCATCTGCACGCTGATGCCCAGCACCAGGAGCCCGAACGCGACCTTGAACACGCCGCCCGCGACCGCCGCCACTACGAACGGCGCGACGACCGCTCCAAACACGCCCGCGAGCCCGAACAGCACGCCGCTGCGCATGTCCACCAGCCTGAGCTTGTAGTACGCGTAGGTGCCCGCCAGTCCGTTGATCGCCGTGAGCCCGAGCGATGTCCCCGCCGCTGCCGCAGGCTGCATGTGGAAGAAATAGAGGAGTACAGGAACTAGGATTACGCCGCCGCCGATTCCAACCATTACACCCAGCGCGCCTGTGCCCAGGCCCACCAGCAGGTACGCGATAGCTTCTTCCATCCGGCGCGGCGCCCCCTGAGGATTGTTACGGTCTACACAGCGCTTCCAGCGTGGAGCGCACAAGCGCCTCCGGCACGTCGCGCCGGCTCACCGCCCGCCCGATGCCGTCCAGCAGCACCCACCGGATCGCGCCGCCAGCCACCTTTTTGTCCACGGACATAGCAGCCCGCACAGCGTCCACGTCCAGCCCTGGGGCCGATGTCGGCA of the SAR202 cluster bacterium genome contains:
- a CDS encoding sulfite exporter TauE/SafE family protein, giving the protein MEEAIAYLLVGLGTGALGVMVGIGGGVILVPVLLYFFHMQPAAAAGTSLGLTAINGLAGTYAYYKLRLVDMRSGVLFGLAGVFGAVVAPFVVAAVAGGVFKVAFGLLVLGISVQMVLKQRGGKVTRPDGGLAAGDSSGGARHIVAKDGKEYRYSFNEKLGMALNFVVGFISSFTGTGGGFMRTPLMVSMLGFPVVVAVATSVFVLAVTSAIGFGVNAALGHVEWYPAFLWTAPGLLVGSQLGARVASRMSAKWLVRTLIVILVVIGVRLVWDGVLGS